A portion of the Malania oleifera isolate guangnan ecotype guangnan chromosome 3, ASM2987363v1, whole genome shotgun sequence genome contains these proteins:
- the LOC131152365 gene encoding 3-ketoacyl-CoA synthase 11-like has protein sequence MAEPKLDKPLIAPSASSRLPDFKQGVKLKYVKLGYHYLVTHAMYLFLSPLAVITVVQLSTFSLQDVHDLLGKLRYNLISVILCSSTLVFLSTLYFLTRPRPVYLVDFSCFKPDDDDKKCSWQRFIKCSESIGTTTEENIEFQRKIMVRSGLGESTYLPPAILNIPPNPSMAEATEEVKMIMFGALDHLFEKTSVNPKDISILIVNCSIFNPTPSLSAMVVNHYKLRENIRTYNLGGMGCSASLISIDLAKDLLRVNSNSYALVVSMESITMNWYFGNEKSMILSNCLFRMGGAAVLLSNKMSDRWHSKYKLVHTVRTHRGSDDKCYTCATQREDSIGKIGISLSKDLMAVAGDALKANITTLDPLVLPISKQLLFFATLVGRKFFKVKMKPYIPDLKLAFEHFCIHAGGRAVLDELQKNLQLTDWHIEPSRMTLYRFGNILSSSIWYELAYTEAKGRVKKGDRTWQITLGSGFKCNSAVWEALRTINPEKEKNPWMIEIHQFPVNVPKVSAI, from the coding sequence ATGGCTGAACCAAAGCTTGACAAACCCTTGATCGCTCCATCTGCTTCGTCGAGACTTCCTGATTTCAAACAGGGTGTGAAACTGAAATATGTGAAACTGGGCTACCATTACCTCGTCACTCATGCAATGTACCTCTTCCTATCACCTCTGGCAGTCATCACTGTCGTCCAACTCTCCACATTCTCCCTCCAAGATGTTCATGACCTTTTGGGGAAACTCCGGTACAATCTCATTTCAGTAATCCTTTGCTCCAGCACCCTTGTTTTTCTATCCACTCTCTATTTCCTTACTCGCCCCCGCCCTGTTTATCTTGTTGATTTCTCGTGCTTTAAGCCTGATGATGATGATAAAAAATGCTCGTGGCAACGTTTCATAAAGTGTTCTGAATCGATAGGTACAACCACTGAGGAAAATATTGAGTTCCAAAGGAAAATTATGGTGAGATCTGGTCTTGGTGAATCAACTTACCTGCCACCAGCTATTTTGAATATTCCTCCAAATCCATCAATGGCGGAAGCGACAGAAGAAGTCAAGATGATAATGTTTGGTGCTCTTGATCACCTCTTTGAGAAAACCTCTGTGAACCCAAAAGATATCAGTATCCTTATTGTGAATTGTAGCATATTCAATCCCACACCTTCTCTATCTGCAATGGTTGTCAACCATTACAAGCTAAGAGAGAACATACGTACTTATAATTTGGGTGGGATGGGTTGTAGTGCTAGTTTGATCTCTATTGATCTTGCGAAAGACCTACTTAGAGTTAATTCAAATTCATATGCATTGGTTGTAAGCATGGAAAGCATAACTATGAATTGGTATTTTGGGAACGAGAAATCAATGATCCTCTCGAATTGCTTGTTCCGAATGGGAGGGGCTGCGGTTCTGCTTTCCAACAAGATGTCCGATCGATGGCATTCTAAGTACAAATTGGTCCACACTGTTCGGACTCACAGAGGTTCTGATGATAAGTGCTATACTTGTGCTACCCAGCGAGAGGATTCCATTGGGAAGATCGGGATTTCTTTGTCAAAGGATCTGATGGCAGTTGCTGGCGATGCCCTGAAGGCAAACATCACTACATTGGACCCTCTTGTGCTACCAATATCTAAACAGCTACTCTTCTTTGCAACATTGGTCgggaggaaattttttaaggtGAAGATGAAGCCTTACATCCCAGATTTGAAGCTGGCTTTTGAGCATTTCTGTATTCATGCTGGTGGAAGAGCTGTGCTGGATGAATTGCAGAAGAACTTGCAGCTTACTGATTGGCATATCGAACCTTCGAGGATGACACTTTATCGTTTTGGAAACATATTGAGTAGCTCTATCTGGTATGAATTGGCTTATACCGAAGCCAAGGGAAGGGTGAAGAAAGGAGATAGAACATGGCAGATAACACTTGGTTCCGGGTTCAAGTGTAACAGTGCAGTTTGGGAGGCTCTAAGAACTATCAACCCCGAAAAGGAGAAGAATCCCTGGATGATAGAGATCCACCAATTCCCCGTAAATGTTCCAAAAGTCTCAGCCATCTAA